The Cervus canadensis isolate Bull #8, Minnesota chromosome X, ASM1932006v1, whole genome shotgun sequence genome contains a region encoding:
- the KLHL13 gene encoding kelch-like protein 13 isoform X1, with product MDHLHRGESIAAILRNRRRRQLSLKQADFKDIFKKSTSGSLVEEEDQHMKLSLGSSEMGLSSHLQSSKAGTTRIFTSNTHSSVVLQGFDQLRLEGLLCDVTLMPGDTDDAFPVHRVMMASASDYFKAMFTGGMKEQDLMCIKLHGVSKVGLRKIIDFIYTAKLSLNMDNLQDTLEAASFLQILPVLDFCKVFLISGVTLDNCVEVGRIANTYNLTEVDKYVNSFVLKNFPALLSTGEFLKLPFERLAFVLSSNSLKHCTELELFKATCRWLRLEEPRMDFAAKLMKNIRFPLMTPQELINYVQTVDFMRTDNTCVNLLLEASNYQMMPYMQPVMQSDRTAIRSDTTHLVTLGGVLRQQLVVSKELRMYDEKAHEWKSLAPMDAPRYQHGIAVIGNFLYVVGGQSNYDTKGKTAVDTVFRFDPRYNKWMQVASLNEKRTFFHLSALKGYLYAVGGRNAAGELPTVECYNPRTNEWTYVAKMSEPHYGHAGTVYGGVMYISGGITHDTFQKELMCFDPDTDKWIQKAPMTTVRGLHCMCTVGERLYVIGGNHFRGTSDYDDVLSCEYYSPILDQWTPIAAMLRGQSDVGVAVFENKIYVVGGYSWNNRCMVEIVQKYDPDKDEWHKVFDLPESLGGIRACTLTVFPPEETTPSPSRESPLSAP from the exons ATCTCTAGTGGAAGAGGAAGACCAGCACATGAAATTGTCCCTTGGAAGCAGCGAAATGGGCCTCTCCTCCCATTTGCAGTCTTCCAAGGCAGGAACCACACGCATCTTTACCAGCAATACCCACAGTTCTGTGGTGTTACAG GGATTTGACCAGCTCCGACTTGAAGGATTGCTCTGTGACGTGACCCTGATGCCAGGGGACACAGATGATGCCTTCCCTGTGCACAGAGTCATGATGGCCTCTGCTAGTGATTACTTCAAGGCTATGTTCACAG GTGGAATGAAAGAACAAGATTTAATGTGCATTAAGCTTCATGGTGTGAGCAAAGTCGGTTTAAGGAAAATTATTGACTTCATTTACACTGCAAAGCTTTCTCTTAATATGGACAACCTTCAAGACACACTGGAAGCTGCCAGTTTTCTACAGATTCTGCCGGTTTTGGACTTCTGCAAAGTATTTCTCATATCTGGG GTCACTTTAGACAATTGTGTCGAAGTTGGGCGGATTGCCAACACCTACAATCTGACAGAAGTGGATAAATATGTTAACAGTTtcgtcttgaagaattttcctgcGTTGCTGAGCACCGGGGAGTTCTTGAAACTCCCTTTTGAACGTCTTGCCTTTGTGCTTTCCAGTAATAGCCTTAAGCATTGCACTGAACTTGAGCTCTTTAAGGCTACCTGTCGCTGGCTACGCCTGGAAGAGCCTCGGATGGACTTTGCTGCAAAGTTAATGAAGAACATACGATTTCCACTGATGACACCGCAGGAGCTCATTAATTATGTGCAAACCGTGGATTTCATGAGAACTGACAATACGTGTGTGAATCTCCTTTTGGAAGCCAGCAATTACCAAATGATGCCATATATGCAGCCAGTGAtgcagtcagacaggactgccATTCGGTCTGACACCACTCATTTGGTTACACTAGGAGGAGTGCTGAGGCAGCAGCTGGTTGTCAGCAAGGAATTGCGCATGTATGATGAAAAGGCCCATGAGTGGAAGTCCTTAGCCCCCATGGATGCTCCGAGGTACCAGCATGGCATTGCCGTCATTGGAAATTTCCTCTACGTCGTTGGAGGGCAGAGCAATTatgacacaaaaggaaaaacGGCAGTTGATACAGTCTTCAGATTTGATCCACGATACAATAAGTGGATGCAAGTTGCATCTCTAAATGAAAAGCGCACCTTCTTCCACCTCAGTGCCCTCAAAGGATACCTGTATGCAGTTGGTGGACGAAATGCAGCTGGTGAACTGC cTACAGTAGAATGTTACAATCCAAGAACAAATGAATGGACCTACGTTGCCAAAATGAGTGAGCCCCACTATGGCCATGCTGGAACTGTGTATGGAGGTGTAATGTATATATCAG GAGGAATTACTCATGACACTTTCCAAAAGGAGCTCATGTGCTTTGACCCTGATACTGACAAATGGATCCAGAAGGCGCCAATGACCACTGTCAGAGGTCTGCATTGCATGTGCACCGTGGGAGAAAGGCTCTACGTCATCGGCGGCAATCACTTCAGAGGAACCAGTGATTATGATGACGTCCTAAGCTGTGAATACTACTCACCGATCCTTGACCAGTGGACCCCAATTGCTGCTATGTTAAGAGGGCAGAGTGATGTTGGGGTTGctgtctttgaaaataaaatctacgTGGTTGGTGGGTATTCATGGAATAATCGTTGTATGGTAGAGATCGTGCAGAAATATGATCCAGATAAAGATGAATGGCATAAGGTGTTTGATCTCCCAGAGTCCCTGGGTGGCATCCGAGCTTGCACACTCACGGTTTTTCCACCTGAAGAAACCACACCATCACCTTCTAGAGAGTCCCCTCTTTCTGCACCGTAA
- the KLHL13 gene encoding kelch-like protein 13 isoform X3, whose protein sequence is MPLKWKTSSPAIWKFPVPVLKTSRSTPLSPAYISLVEEEDQHMKLSLGSSEMGLSSHLQSSKAGTTRIFTSNTHSSVVLQGFDQLRLEGLLCDVTLMPGDTDDAFPVHRVMMASASDYFKAMFTGGMKEQDLMCIKLHGVSKVGLRKIIDFIYTAKLSLNMDNLQDTLEAASFLQILPVLDFCKVFLISGVTLDNCVEVGRIANTYNLTEVDKYVNSFVLKNFPALLSTGEFLKLPFERLAFVLSSNSLKHCTELELFKATCRWLRLEEPRMDFAAKLMKNIRFPLMTPQELINYVQTVDFMRTDNTCVNLLLEASNYQMMPYMQPVMQSDRTAIRSDTTHLVTLGGVLRQQLVVSKELRMYDEKAHEWKSLAPMDAPRYQHGIAVIGNFLYVVGGQSNYDTKGKTAVDTVFRFDPRYNKWMQVASLNEKRTFFHLSALKGYLYAVGGRNAAGELPTVECYNPRTNEWTYVAKMSEPHYGHAGTVYGGVMYISGGITHDTFQKELMCFDPDTDKWIQKAPMTTVRGLHCMCTVGERLYVIGGNHFRGTSDYDDVLSCEYYSPILDQWTPIAAMLRGQSDVGVAVFENKIYVVGGYSWNNRCMVEIVQKYDPDKDEWHKVFDLPESLGGIRACTLTVFPPEETTPSPSRESPLSAP, encoded by the exons ATCTCTAGTGGAAGAGGAAGACCAGCACATGAAATTGTCCCTTGGAAGCAGCGAAATGGGCCTCTCCTCCCATTTGCAGTCTTCCAAGGCAGGAACCACACGCATCTTTACCAGCAATACCCACAGTTCTGTGGTGTTACAG GGATTTGACCAGCTCCGACTTGAAGGATTGCTCTGTGACGTGACCCTGATGCCAGGGGACACAGATGATGCCTTCCCTGTGCACAGAGTCATGATGGCCTCTGCTAGTGATTACTTCAAGGCTATGTTCACAG GTGGAATGAAAGAACAAGATTTAATGTGCATTAAGCTTCATGGTGTGAGCAAAGTCGGTTTAAGGAAAATTATTGACTTCATTTACACTGCAAAGCTTTCTCTTAATATGGACAACCTTCAAGACACACTGGAAGCTGCCAGTTTTCTACAGATTCTGCCGGTTTTGGACTTCTGCAAAGTATTTCTCATATCTGGG GTCACTTTAGACAATTGTGTCGAAGTTGGGCGGATTGCCAACACCTACAATCTGACAGAAGTGGATAAATATGTTAACAGTTtcgtcttgaagaattttcctgcGTTGCTGAGCACCGGGGAGTTCTTGAAACTCCCTTTTGAACGTCTTGCCTTTGTGCTTTCCAGTAATAGCCTTAAGCATTGCACTGAACTTGAGCTCTTTAAGGCTACCTGTCGCTGGCTACGCCTGGAAGAGCCTCGGATGGACTTTGCTGCAAAGTTAATGAAGAACATACGATTTCCACTGATGACACCGCAGGAGCTCATTAATTATGTGCAAACCGTGGATTTCATGAGAACTGACAATACGTGTGTGAATCTCCTTTTGGAAGCCAGCAATTACCAAATGATGCCATATATGCAGCCAGTGAtgcagtcagacaggactgccATTCGGTCTGACACCACTCATTTGGTTACACTAGGAGGAGTGCTGAGGCAGCAGCTGGTTGTCAGCAAGGAATTGCGCATGTATGATGAAAAGGCCCATGAGTGGAAGTCCTTAGCCCCCATGGATGCTCCGAGGTACCAGCATGGCATTGCCGTCATTGGAAATTTCCTCTACGTCGTTGGAGGGCAGAGCAATTatgacacaaaaggaaaaacGGCAGTTGATACAGTCTTCAGATTTGATCCACGATACAATAAGTGGATGCAAGTTGCATCTCTAAATGAAAAGCGCACCTTCTTCCACCTCAGTGCCCTCAAAGGATACCTGTATGCAGTTGGTGGACGAAATGCAGCTGGTGAACTGC cTACAGTAGAATGTTACAATCCAAGAACAAATGAATGGACCTACGTTGCCAAAATGAGTGAGCCCCACTATGGCCATGCTGGAACTGTGTATGGAGGTGTAATGTATATATCAG GAGGAATTACTCATGACACTTTCCAAAAGGAGCTCATGTGCTTTGACCCTGATACTGACAAATGGATCCAGAAGGCGCCAATGACCACTGTCAGAGGTCTGCATTGCATGTGCACCGTGGGAGAAAGGCTCTACGTCATCGGCGGCAATCACTTCAGAGGAACCAGTGATTATGATGACGTCCTAAGCTGTGAATACTACTCACCGATCCTTGACCAGTGGACCCCAATTGCTGCTATGTTAAGAGGGCAGAGTGATGTTGGGGTTGctgtctttgaaaataaaatctacgTGGTTGGTGGGTATTCATGGAATAATCGTTGTATGGTAGAGATCGTGCAGAAATATGATCCAGATAAAGATGAATGGCATAAGGTGTTTGATCTCCCAGAGTCCCTGGGTGGCATCCGAGCTTGCACACTCACGGTTTTTCCACCTGAAGAAACCACACCATCACCTTCTAGAGAGTCCCCTCTTTCTGCACCGTAA